From Mytilus edulis chromosome 8, xbMytEdul2.2, whole genome shotgun sequence, one genomic window encodes:
- the LOC139484814 gene encoding heat shock 70 kDa protein 12B-like produces MACGETITEPLMVAAIDLGTTFSSYAFATRGEFKDDPTKISSYAWSTGSQPGLSLKTPTCILFDKVQNFFAFGAEAEDKYTELAQEEDHIHWSFFRRFKMQLYDKQEISRDFMLVSEKGCLIPAMKVFSESIKYLKTHLENHINSKTVCIKPQEIEWVLTIPAIWTDPAKQFMREAANIAGIPNSRLILALEPEAASVYCKNLPVDRTVYSERKSVLEVFSPGTKYLILDAGGGTIDITVQEIKPDGNIKQIYMANGGDWGGVKVDQAFEEFLTDIVGMETMEVFREEDKLEYLSLCREFEMKKRDIRPDSKAKCTIRVPVCLIERLQEVKGMSLKEVSSSNKSIVWVGDKLRLDAETAKSFFTEASRQIIDHISGIFEESAVVGTEAIVMVGDFSESPMLQEAIKTAFPNMTVIIPNEAGVAVLKGAVQFGFNPQVISPRIGRFTYGVSTNKRFRPHTDPEDKKQIVNGIMYCRKRFGKHVERGQSIEQGEVSEQQTYNPLRADQNRIILPIYVSLSLDPQYVDEEDCTYLGDLEVDMSDIQGGCEREVVVGMRFGGPDIAVEAIVKSTGEIVNARFNCLR; encoded by the exons ATGGCATGTGGAGAGACTATTACAGAGCCGCTTATGGTCGCAGCGATTGATTTAGGAACAACATTCTCAAGTTACGCTTTCGCCACCAGAGGTGAATTTAAAGATGATCCCACAAAAATATCCTCTTATGCATGGTCTACTGGCTCACAACCAGGACTGTCACTCAAAACACCCACTTGCATTCTGTTTGACAAAGTTCAAAATTTCTTTGCCTTTGGTGCTGAAGCAGAAGATAAATACACAGAGCTAGCACAGGAGGAAGACCACATACACTGGTCCTTCTTTAGAAGGTTCAAAATGCAGCTATATGACAAACAG GAAATATCCAGGGATTTTATGTTGGTAAGTGAGAAGGGTTGTCTTATACCAGCAATGAAGGTCTTCTCAGAGAGTATTAAGTATCTTAAAACACACTTAGAGAATCATATCAACAGTAAAACAGTGTGTATTAAACCACAGGAGATAGAATGGGTGCTAACGATCCCAGCTATTTGGACAGATCCTGCAAAGCAGTTTATGAGAGAGGCTGCTAATATT GCAGGTATACCCAACAGCCGCCTTATACTGGCGTTAGAACCAGAGGCTGCTTCCGTCTACTGTAAGAACTTACCTGTAGATAGAACAGTATATTCTGAGCGCAAATCTGTTCTTGAAGTTTTTTCACCTGGTACCAAGTATCTTATACTGGACGCGGGAG GTGGTACGATTGACATCACGGTACAAGAAATAAAACCAGACGGTAATATTAAACAGATTTATATGGCCAATGGAGGTGATTGGGGTGGAGTCAAAGTCGACCAAGCATTCGAAGAATTCTTAACGGATATTGTAGGAATGGAGACAATGGAAGTGTTCCGTGAGGAAGATAAATTAGAATACTTGAGCCTTTGCAGggaatttgaaatgaaaaagcgtGATATTCGTCCAGACAGCAAAGCAAAGTGTACAATACGTGTACCAGTTTGTTTAATCGAGAGGCTGCAGGAAGTCAAAGGAATGTCCTTGAAAGAAGTATCAAGTTCTAACAAATCGATAGTATGGGTTGGTGATAAATTACGCCTCGATGCGGAAACTGCTAAATCCTTCTTTACTGAGGCTTCCAGACAAATAATTGACCATATAAGTGGTATCTTTGAAGAATCAGCAGTCGTAGGTACGGAAGCTATAGTGATGGTCGGAGATTTCTCAGAATCTCCAATGCTTCAGGAGGCAATAAAGACAGCATTTCCAAATATGACTGTGATAATACCAAACGAAGCTGGTGTGGCGGTACTAAAAGGTGCTGTTCAGTTCGGATTCAATCCACAAGTAATCAGTCCTCGCATCGGTCGATTTACATATGGAGTAAGTACAAACAAACGCTTCCGTCCCCATACAGACCCGGAGGACAAAAAGCAAATCGTCAATGGTATAATGTATTGCCGCAAAAGATTTGGCAAACATGTTGAGAGAGGTCAATCAATTGAACAAGGGGAAGTTAGCGAACAACAAACATACAACCCTCTAAGAGCTGACCAGAACCGAATTATACTTCCTATTTATGTTTCACTATCACTAGATCCCCAGTATGTCGATGAAGAAGACTGTACATACCTCGGTGATCTTGAGGTGGATATGTCGGACATTCAGGGAGGCTGCGAACGGGAAGTAGTGGTAGGGATGAGATTTGGAGGGCCCGATATTGCCGTTGAGGCCATTGTGAAATCCACTGGAGAAATTGTTAATGCCCGTTTCAACTGCTTGCGTTAA